The Xanthomonas sp. DAR 34887 genome has a segment encoding these proteins:
- a CDS encoding TonB-dependent receptor, producing the protein MRVLLLSMACATACAAQAQSAADGQAAGMQVNIPAGPLRAALEALAQQSGAQLIYRADQLDGARSAGAHGQLETAQALQQVLRGSGFVAQRDASGAWLVRRQDPAPAPRAQPVRATLPAAAPAEPVADLQTLQVTGSRIPRAQLEGPAPISVISAEQIKANGFTSVPDVLRAMTQNGGETQSPQSASGADFSPGAQQVDLRGLGPNHTLVLVNGRRIADFPMPFKGRSNFTDISNIPLGMIDRIEILTGSASAIYGSDAISGVVNFILKKHADGTTLDYRFGDTSGGGGDSFNLSVSSGFSRGAFDAVFGAEVVTQNPLWAYRRSRQDSTMDGPTERSQVPRRTFLRTDYDDNYLDPGAATCEAVSGLNGGSTGYASRPGYGEFCGSSASIGYGTITNKRRGINAYASLRYAFDGGTEWFADLQLGYHELSLFRDVTQWGYMAPDGNEEGYFYNQATDQIEAWGRQFSPEEMGGLNAGTIRTRQKTFSLTTGFKGKLGGDWDYEASLSHSQYQATISWPQIVAERANALFLGPQLGVDDDSGLPIFNADPQRLYTPLTRDEYDNIAQRTVYQPRSHTDTAAFTVTNPSLFALPGGDAGLSATAEFGNQGYDLRPDPLATQYYYYSWKDSDGHGSRNRWALASELRLPVLSTLALSLAGRYDQYRFSGRTLGKFTYSGGLEWRPLDTLLVRGSYGTAFRAPDLHYLYAGPGNDETSGVDYYRCASEEPGVAIEDCSYNDEAIIRGRSGNRKLDPETSTSWTAGFVWSPAPELDVSVDYFDIDMRNQVQDLRVDQVLRDESECRLGNLDAASTTCQQALARVTRSADGDLYGVYVNPINIARESTSGIDLSTHYRLDTGIGTFRFSGSYTWVRRHDIQVYAGEAMVDEFAVNSGYDIPRTKASASVSWERKAWSATLHGERLGRLPSSDSYDQVYDPDSGDSPWIGATYRYNASVQYRFTDHAQLSLTVTNLFDKMPPRDRTYTSYPYYDVSWFDTVGRSLYLQYTHKFGGSAL; encoded by the coding sequence ATGCGTGTCCTGCTGCTGAGCATGGCCTGCGCGACCGCCTGCGCGGCGCAGGCGCAATCCGCTGCCGACGGCCAAGCTGCCGGCATGCAAGTGAACATTCCCGCCGGCCCGCTGCGCGCGGCGCTGGAGGCGCTGGCGCAGCAATCCGGCGCGCAGCTGATCTACCGCGCCGACCAGCTCGACGGCGCGCGCAGCGCCGGCGCGCACGGCCAACTGGAGACCGCGCAGGCACTGCAGCAGGTGCTGCGCGGCAGCGGCTTCGTCGCCCAGCGCGATGCCTCCGGCGCCTGGCTGGTGCGGCGCCAGGACCCTGCGCCGGCACCGCGCGCGCAACCGGTGCGCGCCACGCTGCCGGCCGCCGCGCCCGCCGAACCGGTGGCCGACCTGCAGACACTGCAGGTCACCGGCTCGCGCATTCCGCGCGCGCAACTTGAAGGGCCGGCGCCGATCAGCGTGATCAGCGCCGAACAGATCAAGGCCAACGGTTTCACCTCGGTGCCGGACGTGCTGCGCGCGATGACCCAGAACGGCGGCGAGACGCAGAGTCCGCAGTCGGCCAGCGGCGCCGACTTCTCGCCCGGCGCGCAGCAGGTGGACCTGCGCGGACTCGGCCCCAACCACACCCTGGTGCTGGTCAACGGCCGCCGCATCGCCGACTTCCCGATGCCGTTCAAGGGCCGCAGCAACTTCACCGACATCTCCAACATCCCGCTGGGCATGATCGACCGCATCGAGATCCTGACCGGCAGCGCCTCGGCGATCTACGGCTCGGACGCGATCTCCGGCGTGGTCAATTTCATCCTCAAGAAGCACGCCGACGGCACCACCCTGGACTATCGCTTCGGCGACACCAGCGGCGGCGGCGGCGACAGCTTCAACCTCAGCGTCAGCAGCGGCTTCTCGCGCGGCGCGTTCGATGCGGTGTTCGGCGCCGAGGTCGTGACCCAGAATCCGCTGTGGGCCTACCGGCGCAGCCGCCAGGACAGCACCATGGACGGCCCCACCGAGCGCTCGCAGGTGCCGCGCCGTACCTTCCTGCGTACCGACTACGACGACAACTATCTGGATCCGGGCGCGGCCACCTGCGAGGCGGTCTCCGGACTCAACGGCGGCAGCACCGGCTACGCCTCGCGCCCGGGCTACGGCGAGTTCTGCGGCAGCAGCGCCTCGATCGGCTACGGGACCATCACCAACAAGCGCCGCGGCATCAACGCCTACGCCTCGCTGCGCTATGCCTTCGATGGCGGCACCGAGTGGTTCGCCGACCTGCAGCTCGGCTACCACGAACTGTCGCTGTTCCGCGACGTGACCCAGTGGGGCTACATGGCCCCGGATGGCAACGAGGAAGGCTATTTCTACAACCAGGCCACCGACCAGATCGAAGCCTGGGGCCGCCAGTTCAGTCCCGAGGAAATGGGCGGGCTCAACGCCGGCACCATCCGCACCCGGCAAAAGACCTTCAGCCTGACCACCGGCTTCAAGGGCAAGCTGGGCGGCGACTGGGACTACGAGGCCAGCCTCAGCCACTCGCAGTACCAGGCCACGATCAGCTGGCCGCAGATCGTCGCCGAACGCGCCAACGCGCTGTTCCTCGGCCCGCAGCTGGGCGTGGACGACGATTCGGGCCTGCCGATCTTCAACGCCGACCCGCAGCGCCTGTACACGCCGCTGACCCGCGACGAATACGACAACATCGCCCAACGCACCGTGTACCAGCCGCGCTCGCACACCGACACCGCCGCCTTCACCGTGACCAACCCCAGCCTGTTCGCGCTGCCCGGCGGCGATGCGGGGCTGTCGGCCACCGCCGAATTCGGCAACCAGGGCTACGACCTGCGCCCGGATCCGCTGGCCACCCAGTATTACTACTACAGTTGGAAGGACTCCGACGGCCACGGCAGCCGCAACCGCTGGGCGCTGGCCAGCGAGCTGCGCCTGCCGGTGCTGTCGACGCTGGCGCTGAGCCTGGCCGGGCGCTACGACCAGTACCGTTTCTCCGGCCGCACCCTGGGCAAGTTCACCTACAGCGGCGGCCTGGAATGGCGGCCGCTGGACACGCTGCTGGTGCGCGGCTCCTACGGCACCGCGTTCCGCGCACCGGACCTGCACTACCTCTACGCCGGCCCCGGCAACGACGAAACCTCCGGGGTGGATTACTACCGCTGCGCCAGCGAGGAACCGGGCGTGGCGATCGAGGACTGCAGCTACAACGACGAGGCGATCATCCGCGGCCGCAGCGGCAACCGCAAACTGGATCCGGAGACCAGCACCTCGTGGACCGCCGGCTTCGTCTGGTCGCCGGCCCCGGAGCTGGACGTGTCGGTGGACTACTTCGACATCGACATGCGCAACCAGGTGCAGGACCTGCGCGTGGACCAGGTGCTGCGCGACGAATCCGAGTGCCGGCTGGGCAACCTGGATGCGGCATCGACCACCTGCCAGCAGGCGCTGGCGCGGGTCACCCGCAGCGCCGACGGCGACCTGTACGGGGTCTACGTCAACCCGATCAACATCGCCCGCGAGAGCACCAGCGGCATCGACCTCAGCACCCACTACCGGCTGGACACCGGGATCGGCACCTTCCGTTTCAGCGGCAGCTACACCTGGGTGCGCCGCCACGACATCCAGGTCTACGCCGGCGAAGCGATGGTGGACGAGTTCGCGGTCAACAGCGGCTACGACATCCCGCGCACCAAGGCCAGCGCCAGCGTGTCGTGGGAACGCAAGGCGTGGTCGGCGACGCTGCATGGCGAGCGCCTGGGCCGCCTGCCCAGTTCCGATTCCTACGACCAGGTCTACGATCCGGACAGCGGCGACAGCCCGTGGATCGGCGCCACCTACCGCTACAACGCCTCGGTGCAGTACCGCTTCACCGATCACGCGCAGCTGTCGCTGACGGTGACCAACCTGTTCGACAAGATGCCGCCGCGCGATCGCACCTATACGTCGTATCCGTACTACGACGTGTCCTGGTTCGACACCGTGGGCCGCAGCCTGTACCTGCAGTACACGCACAAGTTCGGCGGCAGCGCGCTGTAG
- a CDS encoding FecR family protein — protein MATTARVRPRRRGEPGRWMDSRRIELRAAAWLARCDRGDWTPQQQARLEAWLAAATAHRVAFLRLRAAWQESGRLQALGAGQRDGGIPPRGSWRGLAAGDNVANDTEARDSAPVAVPGPPADLGQLRFAPRPPARARRRWPLALAVTLLLGVALGLGWRHSATVTPVAYASATGSLRPLALADGSHATLSSDSRIDVALSRAQRHIDLQRGEAFFEVSKDPARPFVVASGARNVIAVGTRFAVRHDADALRVVVTEGTVRLESAANPQAPPTLLPAGSIALAGPHGVLVRRVALAEAERALDWRNGYLTFDDTPLQAAVAEFNRYNTVKLQVADADAGALRVGGNFRWSNTEAFVRLLEQGFPIRAERRGEQVLLHSR, from the coding sequence ATGGCGACGACGGCGCGCGTGCGCCCGCGGCGCCGCGGCGAACCCGGGCGCTGGATGGACAGCAGGCGGATTGAGCTGCGCGCGGCGGCCTGGCTGGCGCGCTGCGACCGCGGCGATTGGACGCCGCAGCAGCAGGCGCGGCTGGAGGCGTGGCTGGCCGCGGCCACGGCGCACCGGGTGGCGTTCCTGCGCCTGCGCGCGGCGTGGCAGGAGAGCGGGCGGCTGCAGGCGCTGGGCGCCGGCCAGCGCGACGGCGGCATTCCGCCACGCGGCAGCTGGCGCGGGCTGGCGGCTGGCGACAACGTGGCGAACGACACCGAAGCGCGCGACAGCGCACCGGTCGCCGTACCCGGCCCGCCTGCCGACCTGGGCCAGCTGCGCTTCGCGCCGCGCCCGCCCGCACGTGCGCGACGGCGTTGGCCGCTGGCGCTGGCCGTGACGCTGCTGCTTGGCGTCGCGCTCGGCCTGGGCTGGCGCCACTCCGCAACGGTAACGCCGGTCGCCTACGCCAGCGCCACCGGCAGCCTGCGCCCGCTGGCGCTGGCCGACGGCTCGCACGCCACGTTGAGCAGCGACAGCCGCATCGACGTGGCGCTGTCGCGCGCGCAGCGGCATATCGACCTGCAGCGCGGCGAGGCCTTCTTCGAAGTGAGCAAGGATCCGGCGCGGCCGTTCGTGGTCGCCAGCGGCGCGCGCAACGTGATCGCGGTGGGCACGCGCTTCGCGGTGCGCCACGACGCCGACGCGCTGCGCGTAGTGGTCACCGAAGGCACGGTGCGGCTGGAATCGGCGGCGAACCCGCAGGCGCCGCCGACCCTGCTGCCGGCCGGCAGCATCGCCCTGGCCGGCCCGCACGGGGTGCTGGTGCGGCGGGTCGCGCTGGCCGAGGCCGAACGCGCGCTGGACTGGCGCAACGGCTACCTGACCTTCGACGACACCCCGCTGCAGGCGGCGGTGGCCGAGTTCAACCGCTACAACACGGTCAAGCTGCAGGTGGCCGACGCCGATGCCGGCGCGCTGCGTGTGGGCGGCAATTTCCGCTGGTCCAACACCGAGGCGTTCGTACGCCTGCTCGAGCAGGGCTTCCCGATCCGCGCCGAGCGCCGCGGCGAGCAGGTGCTGTTGCACAGCCGCTGA
- a CDS encoding RNA polymerase sigma factor yields MPASLDDWFVHEILVHEQALSGYLRRCWPQREEWHDLRQEIYVRVYEAAGKARPSMPKSFLFATARHLMTDRLRRSRVVSIEAVGDLESMHVLVDELSPERWCGGRQVLGRLAAAFDRLPDRCRSVIWLRRVEELSQREVAMRLGISEKTVEKHVAKGMRLLADHFHGDDGARAPAAPRRTRALDGQQAD; encoded by the coding sequence ATGCCCGCCTCCCTCGACGATTGGTTCGTCCACGAGATCCTCGTCCACGAGCAGGCGCTGAGCGGCTACCTGCGGCGCTGCTGGCCGCAGCGCGAGGAATGGCACGACCTGCGCCAGGAGATCTACGTGCGCGTCTACGAGGCCGCCGGCAAGGCGCGCCCGAGCATGCCCAAGTCGTTCCTGTTCGCCACCGCGCGGCACCTGATGACCGACCGGCTGCGCCGCAGCCGGGTGGTGTCGATCGAGGCAGTGGGTGATTTGGAGTCGATGCACGTCTTGGTAGACGAGCTGTCGCCGGAACGCTGGTGCGGCGGACGGCAGGTACTGGGACGGCTGGCGGCCGCCTTCGACCGCCTGCCCGACCGCTGCCGCAGCGTGATCTGGCTGCGGCGGGTCGAGGAACTGTCGCAAAGGGAGGTGGCCATGCGTCTGGGCATCAGCGAGAAGACCGTGGAAAAGCACGTGGCCAAGGGCATGCGCCTGCTGGCCGATCATTTTCATGGCGACGACGGCGCGCGTGCGCCCGCGGCGCCGCGGCGAACCCGGGCGCTGGATGGACAGCAGGCGGATTGA
- a CDS encoding isoaspartyl peptidase/L-asparaginase family protein, with protein MREIPATTLVIHGGAGVERASSSAADLAEARAAMETALRTGQALLAQGKPAVDAVAAAIAVLEDSPQFNAGKGAVFTHDGRNELDAAIMDGASGKAGAVAGVHRVRNPIQLARAVMDQSEHVMLVGDGAEVFARQHGVTLVDPSYFRTDKRWKQLQQALKEEANKQAHADLQTAKHFGTVGALALDTQGNLAAGTSTGGMTNKRYGRVGDSPIIGAGTYADSRCAVSGTGWGEFYIRAVAAYDICARVKYAEQSLAQAADAVIDRQIPKAGGDGGAIALGADGSVAFPFNTEGMYRGWIGADGVPHVAIFKDEALPLPGAP; from the coding sequence ATGCGTGAGATTCCGGCCACCACGCTGGTGATCCACGGCGGCGCCGGGGTCGAGCGCGCCAGCAGCAGCGCTGCCGACCTGGCCGAAGCGCGTGCGGCGATGGAAACGGCCCTGCGTACCGGGCAGGCGCTGCTGGCGCAGGGCAAGCCGGCGGTGGACGCGGTCGCCGCGGCGATCGCGGTGCTGGAGGATTCGCCGCAGTTCAACGCCGGCAAGGGCGCGGTGTTCACCCACGACGGCCGCAACGAACTGGACGCGGCGATCATGGACGGCGCCAGCGGCAAGGCCGGCGCGGTGGCCGGCGTGCACCGGGTGAGGAACCCGATCCAGCTGGCGCGCGCGGTGATGGACCAGTCCGAGCACGTGATGCTGGTCGGCGACGGCGCCGAGGTGTTCGCGCGCCAGCACGGCGTGACCCTGGTCGATCCGTCCTACTTCCGCACCGACAAGCGCTGGAAGCAGCTGCAGCAGGCGCTGAAGGAAGAGGCGAACAAGCAGGCACACGCCGACCTGCAGACCGCCAAGCACTTCGGCACGGTCGGCGCGCTGGCGCTGGACACACAGGGCAACCTGGCCGCGGGTACCTCCACCGGCGGCATGACCAACAAGCGCTACGGCCGCGTCGGCGACTCGCCGATCATCGGCGCCGGCACCTACGCCGACAGCCGCTGCGCGGTGTCCGGCACCGGCTGGGGCGAGTTCTACATCCGCGCTGTGGCGGCCTACGACATCTGCGCGCGGGTCAAGTACGCCGAGCAGAGCCTGGCGCAGGCGGCCGACGCGGTGATCGACCGGCAGATCCCCAAGGCCGGCGGCGACGGCGGCGCGATCGCGCTGGGCGCCGATGGCAGCGTCGCCTTCCCGTTCAACACCGAAGGCATGTACCGCGGCTGGATCGGCGCCGACGGCGTGCCGCACGTGGCCATCTTCAAGGACGAGGCGCTGCCGCTGCCCGGGGCGCCGTAA
- the dcp gene encoding peptidyl-dipeptidase Dcp — protein MSRTVVLAAAISLALAACSGKESTPVPAAPAASQSPAPAAANPLLSASTLPFQAPPFDKIKDADYQPAFEEGMKQHLAEIRKIADNAEPATFANTIEAMERSGETLNRVQRIFFGLVQADTNDARQKIQEAVAPKLAEHQDEINLDPKLFARIKSIYDQRDTLNLEPEQKRLVERDYEEFVRSGAQLSDADKATLRKLNVEETTLATQFHTKLVAATAAGAVVVDDKAKLDGLSEGDIASAAQDAAARKLDGKYLLALQNTTQQPVLASLKDRELRTQVMAASQSRAEKGDANDTRQTIQRLAQLRAQKAKLLGFDSYAAYSLGDQMAKTSAAALKLLTDTVPAATAKARSEVAEMQKVIDAQKGGFKLAASDWDFYAEQVRKAKYDLDESQIKPYFELDNVLKNGVFYAATELYGITFKERTDIPTYNPDMKVYEVFDQDGTSMALFYTDYYKRDSKSGGAWMDVFVEQDGLTGAKPVVYNVCNFTKPAPGQPALLSFDDVTTMFHEFGHALHGMFSKVKYPSIAGTATSRDFVEFPSQFNEHWASDPKVFAHYAKHYQTGAAMPAELVEKIKKARTFNQGYATTEYLSAALLDLAWHTQPADAPLQDVDKFEADALKKFKVDVAEVPPRYRTTYFDHIWGGGYSAGYYAYFWSEVLDDDAFEWFKENGGLSRKNGDIFRAKILSRGNTVDLATLYRDFRGKDPSVEPLLENRGLKD, from the coding sequence ATGTCGCGTACCGTCGTTCTGGCCGCCGCCATCAGCCTGGCGCTGGCCGCCTGTTCCGGTAAGGAGTCCACCCCCGTGCCCGCCGCCCCCGCCGCTTCGCAGTCCCCCGCACCCGCCGCCGCCAATCCGCTGTTGAGCGCCAGCACGCTGCCGTTCCAGGCGCCGCCGTTCGACAAGATCAAGGACGCCGACTACCAGCCCGCGTTCGAAGAGGGCATGAAGCAGCACCTGGCCGAGATCCGCAAGATCGCCGACAACGCCGAGCCGGCCACCTTCGCCAACACCATCGAAGCGATGGAACGCAGCGGCGAGACCCTGAACCGGGTCCAGCGCATCTTCTTCGGCCTGGTCCAGGCCGATACCAACGACGCGCGCCAGAAGATTCAGGAAGCGGTGGCACCGAAGCTGGCCGAGCACCAGGACGAGATCAACCTGGATCCGAAGCTGTTTGCGCGGATCAAGAGCATCTACGACCAGCGCGACACGCTGAACCTGGAGCCGGAACAGAAGCGCCTGGTCGAGCGCGACTACGAGGAATTCGTGCGCTCCGGCGCGCAGCTGTCCGATGCCGACAAGGCGACGCTGCGCAAGCTCAACGTCGAGGAAACCACGCTGGCCACCCAGTTCCACACCAAGCTGGTCGCGGCCACCGCCGCCGGTGCGGTGGTGGTGGACGACAAGGCCAAGCTCGACGGCCTGTCCGAGGGTGACATCGCCTCGGCCGCGCAGGACGCCGCGGCGCGCAAGCTCGACGGCAAGTACCTGCTCGCGTTGCAGAACACCACCCAGCAGCCGGTGCTGGCCTCGCTGAAGGACCGCGAGCTGCGTACCCAGGTGATGGCCGCCTCGCAGTCGCGCGCCGAGAAGGGCGACGCCAACGACACCCGCCAGACCATCCAGCGCCTGGCCCAGCTGCGCGCGCAGAAGGCCAAGCTGCTCGGCTTCGACAGCTACGCCGCCTACAGCCTGGGCGACCAGATGGCCAAGACCTCGGCTGCGGCGCTGAAGCTGCTCACCGATACCGTGCCGGCCGCCACCGCCAAGGCGCGCAGCGAGGTGGCCGAGATGCAGAAGGTGATCGACGCACAGAAGGGCGGCTTCAAGCTCGCCGCGTCGGATTGGGACTTCTACGCCGAGCAGGTGCGCAAGGCCAAGTACGACCTGGACGAGTCGCAGATCAAGCCGTACTTCGAGCTGGACAACGTGCTCAAGAACGGCGTGTTCTACGCCGCCACCGAGCTGTACGGCATCACCTTCAAGGAACGCACCGACATTCCGACCTACAACCCGGACATGAAGGTGTACGAAGTGTTCGACCAGGACGGCACCTCGATGGCGCTGTTCTACACCGACTACTACAAGCGCGACAGCAAGTCCGGCGGCGCGTGGATGGACGTGTTCGTCGAGCAGGACGGCCTCACCGGCGCCAAGCCGGTGGTGTACAACGTCTGCAACTTCACCAAGCCCGCACCCGGCCAGCCGGCGCTGCTCAGCTTCGACGACGTTACCACCATGTTCCACGAGTTCGGCCACGCGCTGCACGGCATGTTCTCCAAGGTGAAGTACCCGTCGATCGCCGGCACCGCCACCTCGCGCGACTTCGTCGAGTTCCCGTCGCAGTTCAACGAGCACTGGGCCTCGGATCCGAAGGTGTTCGCGCACTACGCCAAGCACTACCAGACCGGCGCGGCGATGCCGGCCGAACTGGTGGAGAAGATCAAGAAGGCGCGCACCTTCAACCAGGGCTACGCGACCACCGAATACCTGTCGGCGGCGCTGCTCGACCTGGCCTGGCACACCCAGCCGGCCGACGCCCCGCTGCAGGACGTGGACAAGTTCGAAGCCGACGCGCTGAAGAAGTTCAAGGTGGACGTGGCCGAAGTGCCGCCGCGCTACCGCACCACCTATTTCGACCACATCTGGGGCGGCGGCTATTCGGCCGGCTACTACGCCTACTTCTGGTCGGAAGTGCTCGACGACGACGCGTTCGAATGGTTCAAGGAGAACGGCGGTCTGTCGCGCAAGAACGGCGACATCTTCCGCGCCAAGATCCTCTCGCGCGGCAACACCGTCGACCTGGCCACCCTGTACCGCGATTTCCGCGGCAAGGATCCCAGCGTCGAACCGCTGCTGGAGAACCGCGGCCTGAAGGACTGA
- a CDS encoding IS110 family transposase codes for MSPVVGIDVAKRSFDLAIDLANGKYRTKAKLPNDPKGFHALHAWLRTHAQPDSWIVMEATGTYHEALAEFVHGEGYRVCVLNPAQMALYARSQLTRVKTDRSDAKLIASYGLRHRESLRRWQPDPPALKQLKALVRRRDDLLQMLQMERNRLDVATLVVRDSILENIGQLQARIAQIERAIDDHIDQDPTLRGQRELLVSIDGIADTSAALMLAELGNVDRFARASAVTAFAGLNPRLQESGKRQGQVCISRTGSSRLRAGLFLPALVAMTHNPVVRALKQRMRQRGKANKQIICAAMRKLLHIAYGVLKSRTPFDPQKAIAC; via the coding sequence ATGTCCCCAGTCGTCGGCATCGACGTCGCCAAACGCAGTTTCGACCTGGCCATCGACCTGGCCAACGGCAAGTACCGCACCAAGGCCAAGCTACCCAACGATCCGAAGGGCTTCCACGCCCTGCATGCGTGGTTGCGGACCCATGCGCAGCCGGACAGCTGGATCGTCATGGAAGCCACCGGCACCTATCACGAGGCGCTGGCCGAGTTTGTCCATGGGGAGGGCTATCGCGTGTGCGTGCTCAACCCGGCGCAGATGGCGCTGTATGCACGCAGCCAGCTGACCCGGGTCAAGACCGACCGCAGCGATGCCAAGCTGATCGCCAGCTATGGCCTGCGTCACCGGGAGTCGCTGCGGCGCTGGCAGCCCGATCCGCCGGCGCTCAAGCAGCTCAAGGCGCTGGTGCGGCGTCGGGACGACCTGCTGCAGATGCTGCAGATGGAGCGCAACCGCCTGGACGTGGCTACACTGGTGGTGCGCGACTCGATCCTGGAGAACATCGGCCAGTTGCAGGCGCGCATCGCGCAGATCGAACGGGCCATCGACGATCATATCGACCAGGATCCCACCTTGCGCGGGCAGCGCGAGTTGCTGGTGAGCATCGACGGAATCGCCGACACCAGCGCGGCCTTGATGCTGGCCGAACTTGGCAACGTGGACCGCTTCGCCCGCGCTTCGGCGGTGACCGCCTTTGCCGGGCTCAACCCACGCCTGCAAGAGTCCGGCAAGCGCCAGGGGCAGGTCTGCATCTCCCGCACTGGCTCCTCGCGCCTGCGTGCTGGCCTGTTCCTGCCGGCCTTGGTCGCCATGACCCACAATCCGGTCGTCCGTGCGCTAAAGCAGCGCATGCGACAACGCGGCAAGGCCAACAAGCAGATCATCTGCGCCGCCATGCGCAAGCTGCTGCACATCGCCTACGGCGTGCTCAAATCGCGCACGCCCTTCGACCCTCAAAAGGCCATTGCCTGTTAG
- the lepB gene encoding signal peptidase I, translating into MTSTNPQDSRLHRAARWTRKELLPIAVMLLLLTAARSSFANHYVVPSGSMQPTLQPGDRVAVDMSAYGLRVPFTDWRVLERGHPQRGDVAVFDSPRDGTRLIKRVVAVAGDRVDMRDGHLSINGQPLQIGGDGDKERFGGRVAQLDLDAGGGPDLYDVRVPPGKLLAVGDHRGDSLDGRYFGFVDADSVYGKALAVYYRRGEGLEWLRL; encoded by the coding sequence ATGACGTCGACCAACCCGCAAGACTCCCGCCTGCACCGCGCCGCGCGCTGGACGCGCAAGGAACTGCTGCCGATCGCGGTCATGCTGCTGTTGCTGACCGCCGCGCGCTCCTCGTTCGCCAATCACTACGTGGTCCCGAGCGGCTCGATGCAGCCGACCCTGCAACCCGGCGACCGCGTCGCCGTCGATATGAGCGCCTACGGCCTGCGCGTGCCGTTCACCGACTGGCGCGTGCTCGAGCGCGGCCATCCGCAGCGCGGCGACGTGGCGGTGTTCGATTCGCCGCGCGACGGCACCCGCCTGATCAAGCGCGTGGTGGCGGTGGCCGGCGATCGCGTGGACATGCGCGACGGCCACCTGTCGATCAACGGCCAGCCGCTGCAGATCGGTGGCGACGGCGACAAGGAACGGTTCGGTGGGCGCGTCGCGCAGCTGGACCTGGACGCCGGCGGCGGCCCGGACCTGTACGACGTGCGCGTGCCGCCCGGCAAGCTGCTGGCGGTCGGCGACCATCGCGGCGACAGCCTGGATGGCCGCTACTTCGGTTTCGTCGATGCCGACAGCGTCTACGGCAAGGCGCTGGCGGTGTACTACCGCCGCGGCGAAGGCCTGGAGTGGTTGCGCCTGTAG
- a CDS encoding oxidoreductase — translation MSRWTLADLPSQRGKIAIVTGASPGGLGYETALALAGAGAGVVLAARNPGKGETARQAILAVHPAADVHVETLDLAQLASVAAFAQRIAARYPRLDLLINNAGVMAPPQRQTTADGLELQFGSNYLGHFALTARVLPLLRAAPEARVVNLSSLAHRQGRIDFDDLQTERPYRPWKAYGQSKLAMLMFSLELQRRSDAQGWGLRALAAHPGIAQTALVANGPAVDGRRTAIGAATKWLAPWISHSAAAGALPTLYAATSPQAPGGGYYGPDGAFELKGAPAPARIGRQARDPQVAARLWDVACTLADVAF, via the coding sequence GTGAGCCGCTGGACCCTGGCCGACCTGCCGTCGCAGCGCGGCAAGATCGCCATCGTCACCGGCGCCAGCCCCGGCGGACTGGGCTACGAGACCGCGCTGGCGCTGGCCGGCGCGGGCGCCGGCGTGGTGCTGGCCGCGCGCAACCCCGGCAAGGGCGAGACCGCGCGGCAGGCCATCCTGGCCGTGCATCCGGCGGCCGATGTCCACGTGGAGACTTTGGACCTGGCGCAGCTGGCCTCGGTGGCCGCCTTCGCGCAGCGCATCGCGGCGCGCTATCCGCGGCTGGATCTGCTGATCAACAACGCCGGAGTGATGGCGCCGCCGCAGCGGCAGACCACCGCCGACGGCCTGGAACTGCAGTTCGGCAGCAACTACCTCGGCCATTTCGCGCTGACCGCGCGGGTGTTGCCGCTGCTGCGCGCCGCGCCGGAAGCACGCGTGGTGAACCTGTCTAGCCTGGCGCATCGTCAAGGCCGCATCGATTTCGACGATCTGCAGACCGAACGTCCCTATCGGCCGTGGAAGGCCTATGGGCAGTCCAAGCTGGCGATGCTGATGTTTTCGCTGGAACTGCAGCGGCGCAGCGACGCGCAGGGTTGGGGCCTGCGCGCGCTCGCCGCGCATCCCGGCATCGCCCAGACCGCGCTGGTTGCCAATGGCCCGGCTGTAGACGGGCGCCGCACCGCGATCGGCGCGGCCACCAAGTGGCTGGCCCCATGGATCAGCCATTCCGCCGCCGCCGGGGCCCTGCCCACGCTCTACGCCGCCACCTCGCCGCAGGCACCGGGCGGCGGGTACTACGGCCCGGATGGCGCGTTCGAACTGAAAGGCGCGCCGGCACCGGCCAGGATCGGCCGGCAGGCGCGCGATCCGCAGGTGGCCGCGCGACTGTGGGACGTGGCCTGTACGCTCGCCGACGTCGCGTTCTGA